The Chrysemys picta bellii isolate R12L10 chromosome 5, ASM1138683v2, whole genome shotgun sequence genome includes a window with the following:
- the CLCN3 gene encoding H(+)/Cl(-) exchange transporter 3 isoform X7 produces MTKSLYDAWSGWLVVTLTGLASGALAGLIDIAADWMTDLKEGICLSALWFNHEQCCWGSNETTFEERDKCPQWKTWAELIIGQAEGPGSYIMNYIMYIFWALSFAFLAVSLVKVFAPYACGSGIPEIKTILSGFIIRGYLGKWTLMIKTITLVLAVASGLSLGKEGPLVHVACCCGNIFSYLFPKYSTNEAKKREVLSAASAAGVSVAFGAPIGGVLFSLEEVSYYFPLKTLWRSFFAALVAAFVLRSINPFGNSRLVLFYVEYHTPWYLFELFPFILLGVFGGLWGAFFIRANIAWCRRRKSTKFGKYPVLEVIIVAAITAVIAFPNPYTRLNTSELIKELFTDCGPLESSSLCDYRNDMNASKIVDIPDRPAGTGVYSAIWQLCLALIFKIIMTVFTFGIKVPSGLFIPSMAIGAIAGRIVGIAVEQLAYYHHDWFIFKEWCEVGADCITPGLYAMVGAAACLGGVTRMTVSLVVIVFELTGGLEYIVPLMAAVMTSKWVGDAFGREGIYEAHIRLNGYPFLDAKEEFTHTTLAADVMRPRRSDPPLAVLTQDNMTVEDIENLINETSYNGFPVIMSKESQRLVGFALRRDLTIAIESARKKQEGIVGSSRVCFAQHTPSLPAESPRPLKLRSILDMSPFTVTDHTPMEIVVDIFRKLGLRQCLVTHNGIVLGIITKKNILEHLEQLKQHVEPLAPPWHYNKKRYPPSYGPDGKPRPRVNNVQLNPIAEEREETEEEVHLLNSTTL; encoded by the exons ATGACAAAAAGTTTGTATGATGCATGGTCAGGATGGCTAGTAGTCACACTAACTGGTTTGGCATCAG gggcattggcagggttGATAGACATTGCTGCTGATTGGATGACTGACTTAAAGGAAGGCATTTGCCTTAGTGCTTTGTGGTTTAACCATGAACAGTGTTGTTGGGGATCAAATGAGACAACATTTGAAGAGAGAGACAAATGTCCACAGTGGAAAACATGGGCAGAACTAATAATTGGTCAAGCAGAA GGTCCAGGTTCATACATTATGAACTACATCATGTACATTTTCTGGGCCTTGAGCTTTGCCTTCCTAGCAGTTTCTCTGGTGAAAGTGTTTGCTCCCTATGCCTGTGGCTCTGGGATTCCAGAG ATTAAAACTATTTTGAGTGGCTTCATCATCCGAGGTTACTTGGGCAAATGGACCTTGATGATAAAAACCATCACTTTAGTCTTGGCTGTAGCATCAGGTTTGAGTTTAGGAAAGGAGGGTCCTCTGGTACATGTTGCCTGTTGCTGTGGGAATATTTTTTCCTACCTCTTTCCAAAGTACAGTACAAATGAAGCTAAAAAAAGGGAG GTGTTATCAGCTGCTTCAGCAGCAGGAGTATCAGTAGCCTTTGGTGCCCCAATTGGTGGCGTCCTTTTTAGTTTGGAGGAG GTCAGTTATTATTTCCCACTGAAAACTTTATGGAGGTCCTTTTTTGCTGCTTTAGTGGCTGCATTCGTTTTGAGATCCATCAATCCTTTTGGTAACAGCCGTCTGGTCCTTTTTTATGTGGAATACCACACCCCTTGGTACCTTTTTGAACTATTTCCATTCATTCTTCTGGGGGTGTTTGGCGGGCTGTGGGGAGCATTTTTCATCCGTGCAAACATCGCCTGGTGTCGCCGACGCAAATCAACAAAATTTGGGAAATATCCTGTCCTGGAGGTCATCATTGTTGCAGCAATTACAGCTGTCATCGCCTTTCCTAATCCATACACAAGGCTCAACACCAGTGAGCTTATTAAAGAGCTCTTCACAGACTGTGGGCCGTTAGAATCTTCCTCTCTTTGTGACTACAGAAATGACATGAATGCCAGTAAGATAGTAGATATTCCTGATCGTCCAGCAGGCACTGGAGTTTATTCAGCTATATGGCAGCTGTGTTTAGcacttatatttaaaataattatgacAGTCTTCACCTTTGGTATCAAG GTTCCATCAGGTTTGTTCATACCTAGTATGGCAATTGGAGCAATAGCAGGAAGGATTGTGGGAATTGCAGTGGAGCAGTTGGCTTATTATCACCATGACTGGTTTATCTTCAAGGAGTGGTGTGAAGTTGGAGCTGACTGTATCACGCCGGGCCTATATGCCATGGTTGGTGCTGCTGCATGCTTAG GTGGTGTGACAAGGATGACTGTCTCCCTAGTGGTCATTGTATTTGAGCTCACAGGTGGGCTGGAGTACATTGTACCTCTCATGGCTGCAGTAATGACCAGTAAGTGGGTGGGTGACGCCTTTGGTAGGGAAGGCATCTATGAAGCACACATCCGGCTGAATGGCTATCCTTTCTTGGATGCTAAAGAAGAATTCACTCACACAACACTGGCTGCTGACGTTATGAGACCTCGAAGAAGTGATCCACCCTTGGCAGTGCTGACACAGGATAACATGACGGTGGAAGATATAGAAAACCTGATCAATGAAACCAGCTATAATGGTTTTCCTGTTATAATGTCAAAAGAGTCTCAGAGACTAGTGGGATTTGCTTTAAGGAGAGACTTAACTATTGCAATAG AAAGTGCTAGAAAGAAGCAGGAAGGTATTGTTGGCAGTTCCAGAGTCTGTTTTGCCCAGCATACTCCATCACTTCCAGCAGAAAGTCCTCGGCCTTTGAAACTTAGAAGCATTCTTGATATGAGCCCATTCACCGTGACAGATCACACACCAATGGAGATAGTGGTGGATATTTTCCGCAAGCTGGGTCTGAGGCAATGCCTTGTAACACACAATGG GATTGTCTTGGGGATCATCACAAAGAAGAACATATTAGAGCATCTCGAGCAACTAAAGCAGCACGTCGAACCCTTG
- the CLCN3 gene encoding H(+)/Cl(-) exchange transporter 3 isoform X8, producing MTKSLYDAWSGWLVVTLTGLASGALAGLIDIAADWMTDLKEGICLSALWFNHEQCCWGSNETTFEERDKCPQWKTWAELIIGQAEGPGSYIMNYIMYIFWALSFAFLAVSLVKVFAPYACGSGIPEIKTILSGFIIRGYLGKWTLMIKTITLVLAVASGLSLGKEGPLVHVACCCGNIFSYLFPKYSTNEAKKREVLSAASAAGVSVAFGAPIGGVLFSLEEVSYYFPLKTLWRSFFAALVAAFVLRSINPFGNSRLVLFYVEYHTPWYLFELFPFILLGVFGGLWGAFFIRANIAWCRRRKSTKFGKYPVLEVIIVAAITAVIAFPNPYTRLNTSELIKELFTDCGPLESSSLCDYRNDMNASKIVDIPDRPAGTGVYSAIWQLCLALIFKIIMTVFTFGIKVPSGLFIPSMAIGAIAGRIVGIAVEQLAYYHHDWFIFKEWCEVGADCITPGLYAMVGAAACLGGVTRMTVSLVVIVFELTGGLEYIVPLMAAVMTSKWVGDAFGREGIYEAHIRLNGYPFLDAKEEFTHTTLAADVMRPRRSDPPLAVLTQDNMTVEDIENLINETSYNGFPVIMSKESQRLVGFALRRDLTIAIESARKKQEGIVGSSRVCFAQHTPSLPAESPRPLKLRSILDMSPFTVTDHTPMEIVVDIFRKLGLRQCLVTHNGRLLGIITKKDILRHMAQTANQDPASIMFN from the exons ATGACAAAAAGTTTGTATGATGCATGGTCAGGATGGCTAGTAGTCACACTAACTGGTTTGGCATCAG gggcattggcagggttGATAGACATTGCTGCTGATTGGATGACTGACTTAAAGGAAGGCATTTGCCTTAGTGCTTTGTGGTTTAACCATGAACAGTGTTGTTGGGGATCAAATGAGACAACATTTGAAGAGAGAGACAAATGTCCACAGTGGAAAACATGGGCAGAACTAATAATTGGTCAAGCAGAA GGTCCAGGTTCATACATTATGAACTACATCATGTACATTTTCTGGGCCTTGAGCTTTGCCTTCCTAGCAGTTTCTCTGGTGAAAGTGTTTGCTCCCTATGCCTGTGGCTCTGGGATTCCAGAG ATTAAAACTATTTTGAGTGGCTTCATCATCCGAGGTTACTTGGGCAAATGGACCTTGATGATAAAAACCATCACTTTAGTCTTGGCTGTAGCATCAGGTTTGAGTTTAGGAAAGGAGGGTCCTCTGGTACATGTTGCCTGTTGCTGTGGGAATATTTTTTCCTACCTCTTTCCAAAGTACAGTACAAATGAAGCTAAAAAAAGGGAG GTGTTATCAGCTGCTTCAGCAGCAGGAGTATCAGTAGCCTTTGGTGCCCCAATTGGTGGCGTCCTTTTTAGTTTGGAGGAG GTCAGTTATTATTTCCCACTGAAAACTTTATGGAGGTCCTTTTTTGCTGCTTTAGTGGCTGCATTCGTTTTGAGATCCATCAATCCTTTTGGTAACAGCCGTCTGGTCCTTTTTTATGTGGAATACCACACCCCTTGGTACCTTTTTGAACTATTTCCATTCATTCTTCTGGGGGTGTTTGGCGGGCTGTGGGGAGCATTTTTCATCCGTGCAAACATCGCCTGGTGTCGCCGACGCAAATCAACAAAATTTGGGAAATATCCTGTCCTGGAGGTCATCATTGTTGCAGCAATTACAGCTGTCATCGCCTTTCCTAATCCATACACAAGGCTCAACACCAGTGAGCTTATTAAAGAGCTCTTCACAGACTGTGGGCCGTTAGAATCTTCCTCTCTTTGTGACTACAGAAATGACATGAATGCCAGTAAGATAGTAGATATTCCTGATCGTCCAGCAGGCACTGGAGTTTATTCAGCTATATGGCAGCTGTGTTTAGcacttatatttaaaataattatgacAGTCTTCACCTTTGGTATCAAG GTTCCATCAGGTTTGTTCATACCTAGTATGGCAATTGGAGCAATAGCAGGAAGGATTGTGGGAATTGCAGTGGAGCAGTTGGCTTATTATCACCATGACTGGTTTATCTTCAAGGAGTGGTGTGAAGTTGGAGCTGACTGTATCACGCCGGGCCTATATGCCATGGTTGGTGCTGCTGCATGCTTAG GTGGTGTGACAAGGATGACTGTCTCCCTAGTGGTCATTGTATTTGAGCTCACAGGTGGGCTGGAGTACATTGTACCTCTCATGGCTGCAGTAATGACCAGTAAGTGGGTGGGTGACGCCTTTGGTAGGGAAGGCATCTATGAAGCACACATCCGGCTGAATGGCTATCCTTTCTTGGATGCTAAAGAAGAATTCACTCACACAACACTGGCTGCTGACGTTATGAGACCTCGAAGAAGTGATCCACCCTTGGCAGTGCTGACACAGGATAACATGACGGTGGAAGATATAGAAAACCTGATCAATGAAACCAGCTATAATGGTTTTCCTGTTATAATGTCAAAAGAGTCTCAGAGACTAGTGGGATTTGCTTTAAGGAGAGACTTAACTATTGCAATAG AAAGTGCTAGAAAGAAGCAGGAAGGTATTGTTGGCAGTTCCAGAGTCTGTTTTGCCCAGCATACTCCATCACTTCCAGCAGAAAGTCCTCGGCCTTTGAAACTTAGAAGCATTCTTGATATGAGCCCATTCACCGTGACAGATCACACACCAATGGAGATAGTGGTGGATATTTTCCGCAAGCTGGGTCTGAGGCAATGCCTTGTAACACACAATGG